The Arachis ipaensis cultivar K30076 chromosome B03, Araip1.1, whole genome shotgun sequence region AAGTAGTTTTACATGTTTAAGCAACATATATAGCACAACATAATTATTAGTTCATCAATATTCTTGGCGTATTAATTAATGGAGGGACACGTTTATAATGACCAAATCCACCTACGGTTTTGTAATGTACCGTAATTGTTTTGGAGTTTAGGTAGCACTGTGCTTTATATGAATAATATCTTGGTGGGAGAAAATCTCGGGGTAGGAAATTAAACGTTACAATGATCTACTATATCTAACCCAAATATTAAAGAAAAGTAAGCATACATAATATGAATAGATTGTAAAAGTAGCACTAGCAGTGTATGACCGAATCCTATAGTGTCTCCTCTTAGATACTCACTTATTCACATTTAATTTGGCTAATTATGATGATCATAATTGACTATATATCTCGACTCTTATAATATAGAAATTCTCTTAAACTGAAATTACAATCACAGTTTTATATATGTATACgtgtcaacaaaaaaaaaatgtatacgTATTACATATATAAAGAAAATGATTACCAATTATACACTGTATATAGTGATTCTTAattcctaaaatataattagagCGTGGTTAATTTGACAAAACATGCTAGTAAGTATACTAAGAAAAATGATCGAGAGTACTAACTAGTAATTGGTGTTTTAGTATTTCTATAGATAGTTAATATAGACTATAATTGAATATTCAAAAATTTGTGTGCCGTAAAAATTAGTTATGACATATTCGTATCTAAATATATGTGTTgttttacaaattttttttaataattatattacgtatatataaaaaattattatcaaaTTAATCNNNNNNNNNNNNNNNNNNNNNNNNNNNNNNNNNNNNNNNNNNNNNNNNNNNNNNNNNNNNNNNNNNNNNNNNNNNNNNNNNNNNNNNNNNNNNNNNNNNNNNNNNNNNNNNNNNNNNNNNNNNNNNNNNNNNNNNNNNNNNNNNNNNNNNNNNNNNNNNNNNNNNNNNNNNNNNNNNNNNNNNNNNNNNNNNNNNNNNNNNNNNNNNNNNNNNNNNNNNNNNNNNNNNNNNNNNNNNNNNNNNNNNNNNNNNNNNNNNNNNNNNNNNNNNNNNNNNNNNNNNNNNNNNNNNNNNNNNNNNNNNNNNNNNNNNNNNNNNNNNNNNNNNNNNNNNNNNNNNNNNNNNNNNNNNNNNNNNNNNNNNNNNNNNNNNNNNNNNNNNNNNNNNNNNNNNNNNNNNNNNNNNNNNNNNNNNNNNNNNNNNNNNNNNNNNNNNNNNNNNNNNNNNNNNNNNNNNNNNNNNNNNNNNNNNNNNNNNNNNNNNNNNNNNNNNNNNNNNNNNNNNNNNNNNNNNNNNNNNNNNNNNNNNNNNNNNNNNNNNNNNNNNNNNNNNNNNNNNNNNNNNNNNNNNNNNNNNNNNNNNNNNNNNNNNNNNNNNNNNNNNNNNNNNNNNNNNNNNNNNNNGAAATTGGTTTCTAACAaaactgttttttattttatattttagtaaACAAATAAACAGTGTAAATATGTTATGACGAAGAAATTATACGGACCGGTGCTGCCAGCGCCACAAACCGAGTTGCTTCTTTTTAAAATACAAAGTTCATAGTAGATAATTGAACGCTAATACTTGTTcgttatttgaatttaaaagagaaaaagaatgtTTCTGTTCCTTTTAACATCTTAGTTTCGTTTGTTGGAGCGAACTTAGTTCGATGTTGTTGAACTAGATTCATCGACCGAGCACCTTAGATAGTATCAGGCTATCagcacatttaagcacaaaaaagaCGCTACTGTAAAAGTATTAAAGTAATCCTCTGAAAGACTGAAGCATAatatattattggctattagGCATAAATGATCAATCATGATTTTGAACTGAGGAAGGCTGTGGAAGATTCCTTCAGCTTTTGTATTagatgtttttatttattttccttgctaATTCGTGACCCGGATGGTCAAAGCTTTTGGAAATGAGGAGCTCGCATATTTAATTTCTTAATATTTTGTGAGTAacaggaaaagtatagatcaaatAATGATTTGTTTATGGGATATCGTCAAAACAatagaataaaattatttatttatatttatatttatatttatatatggatGTATTTTNNNNNNNNNNNNNNNNNNNNNNNNNNNNNNNNNNNatatttattttaaataaatagttGATTTTTAGTATAAAGTAAATTATTATATGTACATAAATGTAAAATGTGTGGCCTAAGATGGGCAGTATTTGAGAATGAGAAGCATATAATTAAGATAGTTTGACCATATATAGATGGAGCCTACCATTGATGAGTAGTAGTGATATTTTCTAGGCAAAATTAAAGCAGAAGGGAAGGGATGAGAGGCAACCTCCCTACTTTAATTTATCTTAGAAGAAAAAGGTTAGACAAGTAtccctttctattttctttccctCACTTGAAACCCTAATAGCCTCACCCTCCTAAGTCCTAACTTGCAAACATACATATTTAAGTGCGTGCGTGCGTTGGAGTGTTTCCCCCAAACCCCATACCTATGAAACCCTCAAAGTCTTTCCATTAATGGATTCGGGTAACAGCAGCGGGAGTATGAGTAGCGGTGCCGATGAAGAGCACGAGTCACGCGCCCACTCGCTCTCTTCTTCTTACATGACACCACCTCCTCCCCTCACCACCGCCACTAACAACACGCAGCAGCACATGTTCCTGCAGGACCCTCTATTATCAAACTACCTTGACATCATGTGGTCCAAGCCCAACAACCAATCGGATCTAGCTTCCTCCTTCATCATACCCTCTTCATCACAACAAGAACAAGCTGGAGGTGTCGCTGATGTGGCAACTAATCAGCAAAACCAGGGGGTCCCTGCTTCTTCCCCAGGGGTAAATCAACTACCCAACAGAGCGGTGAGAAACAACCCCAAGAAACGGTCTAGAGCTTCTAGGCGTGCACCTACAACTGTGCTCACCACAGACACCAGCAATTTCCGAGCCATGGTTCAGGAATTCACCGGCATCCCAGCTCCTCCTTTCCCAAGAACCAGGTTCGATCtatttgcttcttcttcttcttccgctCTCATGGACCCCTCACCGCCACCGCCATCTTATCTTCTTCGCCCTTTCCCACAGAGACTACTTAACAACCACCCGCTTCCCCCACCCTCCATTAACTTCCAACaacccatctcttcttcttcttcttcttcgtcttctttaGGTACTCTCAGCTTCCAGAACATGCTGCAGCAAGCACCACCTCCAAACTAcccttctcatcatcatcatgctgCTTCTGTTGCCGCCCAAGTGGGACTGAGGCAACAAGCGCATCTTAACAACGAGAACAGGTTGATGAGTAGTAGTAGTAATGATTCATCAAGGGAGGAATGGGTCCAGAGAAGAAGTGATGGTCAAGGAGAAGCTCTCTACACTGACGTTGCAGAAAACACACTACTCACAAATACTGCCGCCAAAGTACAACAACACTACTCTTCGAATACTAAGGGGACAGATCAGTGTACAACTCAAGGTATGCTAGAATCATTGATTCATTGTTCTTCTCGTCATAATTTAAGACCGATAACACAATATGATGAGGACAACAACAATGACATACAACACAAACAACATTATTAATTGTTTTATGTTTGTTTCTGATTTCGTAAAGTTTGAAGCAACTCAGTCACTGTAGTATCAGTCAAAGACAGAATGTAATCTCTTGCTTCGCATCGTCATCTTAACCACAACCAtcacattaattaattaaattagacactcttgttctttttcttttcttttgtgtaGTTGTGTACATAAGTAGAAATATGTATCTTTATTCTTGCTATTTcactcttaattaattatttttattttgcaaGAATGTTGAATCTTTTAATTAATCATCATAATATATATACAACTGTGAATGTTGGTTTTGACTTTGACGAGTTCTGAAGTGCAGCATACGCGTTAATCAAACATCTAACACAGACACAGCACAAACAAATGCATCCCTTTTTCTATCTCTTTTCTCTGTCCTTATATTATACGTCATCCATTCTCATTTGGCTTCTAATGCCTCTAAATTAAAGCCCTCtcatctcctctatttttttaattgtttttcatAACACCGATTAAATATATCCATGACTCTACATTGTAGGAGTAATTGGCGGCGAGATTTCGGGATTACGTAGCCGCCGCAATCTTGTTTTATTGAAATCAAAGTCATCTTTCATgtgttgttttcattttcaacttTCAAAGTTATAATCTTGCCACTAAATACTAGTAACACTCTACACATGGCTATGTATGTATGTGCATGGGTCCATATAATtcttttcatcttttctttgaaaacaaaagaagaaaacgAAAGAGAGACAGGTAACACTGTAACAGTTGACGAAAACGTCTCATGCTTGCGCATTCAAGACACAATCCCTGCTCTTTAATCTTTTGccgatttttctttctttctctcaatTCTTTTATGCATTTTAGGAATAATAGCCACATTAGAGAGGTACATATACCACATCCGTGATCTATCGAGTAATGCcaagtaaacaaaaaaaatagtcagaacttatcttatttaatattaattaattattgtaacaattaatgaatactaaataaagcAAATTATGGCTATTTTTGGgtgattttttttgttatcaaacaTTTTCGCTGCCAAAATACTATGTAGCCAAGTATATATATATGACGCGTCTTCATTGGGTTTTTTAGTTTTTGATTTGGTTAAACTTAATTATCTTATaatttgtttcctttttttttcttgataCATTATACTTGTTTCTTTAAGAGGTAAGACCTCCTTCACTTAAAtcgtgtatttatttattttcttttttgtaaaATGGTGTTACGCGAGTTTAAATTAATACATATTCACTTCAAATTACCCTAGTTTAAGAATATAACCGGTGGCATAAAAAATGGTAGAAAAGCggattttgatttttgaactgAACACCACTTCCAGTGAAGATACTTATATACCTAGGTNNNNNNNNNNNNNNNNNNNNNNNNNNNNNNNNNNNNNNNNNNNNNNNNNNGTCCCCTGGattatttaaattatcattttttttttatcatttttatatttcttttagaAGATCGTACATCCATATATTCACTGCATATATACTCTACATGCTTAGTTAATTAACTTGCAGTAATATCTAGTTAAGTACTGACCCCATTTGCCGTAGGGAGGCTTGTGGGGGTAGTTCAATCTTTTGGTGTTGTTTCTTATGTTCTTGGTTTGCCTGATTATCATGTATACCACTATTTTATTTATAGAAAAGTAAAGTATTAAAAACAGTATTTGTcaagaattcaaaagaaaaatgtCATCAAAAAATTAAAGGTTTATCTAATTTATTGTGATACGCTATGGAAAAGTAAATATAACATGGACAGGGTTAACTATAGTCTATAttatttgatttagtttcttaaTAGGACTTTTCTTTAGAATATGATGCCAAATTTTCATTTGCTAGCTTCGCAAATCGGCGGAAAGTGAAAATTATATGCGATTGCGGCTAATGTTTCCAGCGTTTGTATAACCTTTTAACTCATGAGTCTCATGCCAACAGCGGCAATTCCAATTCAAATTATAAGAACGTGTACTTTGTTGTTTCATTTATATCATAGATGACTGCGTCAACTTATTCATATGGCTCTTATTACTTTTATACTAAACAAACACATCTCTTGTTACTACACTCATTTACTAGATTTCAGTTACTCTAGTAGTCTAGTACAATCTAACTATCTTCATAAGGGATTAATAAACTAAAAATAGCTAGAAGGAGGAAATATCCATAaagaaaatagaagtttcattatAAAAGCATTCGCATGAATAGTGTATATGAAAATTCTGAAATCAAATGATTAAAGTGCTCTGCTTAAATAATAAGCTTCATTGCTCGTGTGTACGGCTAATCATGAAAGAAATCAAGGACACACTCGGAcaaaaaatgaaaaggaaaaaaaaaaaaaggaaagcatacaaTATTGTGCGAGTTTGGAGCAGTagtgcaattttttttttctcattaaaTACTTTAGAGGGACAATCACCTAGGTAGACGGAACAGCAGAGGGAGATAAACGGGAATTTAAGTCTTAAAAATTAAACATCTGGTATCATCGATTGTACATTTATCATTTCTACCATTACCTACGTATAGATTTAACACAAGCTAGTCTAATTAAATTGTAGATATCATCAGCATGGTCACATAGACATTAATTGATCACACACACAAAAATGATCATTTTCTTTCCTAGTTATTATATGGCTTGGGCTACAACCTAATTACCTATACATAATTACGTTCATCTAATAATGCGGTTCTCAATGAACTTGAAATATCTACCTATTAAACGACTGTGGCTATTATATTGTTAGTTATAATACGATGATCAGTTTGAAACTTGAGAGGAGAATTTTGAAAGGGGATCATTGTAGGTAGCTAGCTAGCTACATATAAAAGATTAGTTCAACTAAAATATTTCTTGGTTATAATTCGAGAAAGAAAGTGGTGGGCCTGTTGTCTTTTGCATGTAATGGCCGGGGATAATTCCCTCCAAAAAGTtaaatatctttttgatttcatTGATTGAGAGATCATCATGTTTTGATTATTTCACCTTGGGGGTTAAATCTAGGGTAATGATGATACAGGGGGACAATGGGATGGATATGATATCCTCCAATGCAAGATTTTTCTATTGAAACTGTTACACCATGGGAGTGCTTTCACAAAAGGCTAGCACCTTTCACATTCATATCTTTTTATTCACTCTTATGACTAATGAGTATAGTTGTTAAAACCAGATTAGACTAGTTGATGGTTAATTAGAACAACTGATTAGAATTGGTGCGAATCGGTATAAACTAGtctctttaaatttaaatttggatCTTTTGTATGTATAACTGTCACtaaatcaaattattttttattacatttatatttatttttaatatataatatatacaaattaaattattttttaaaatatatatttattaattataatttaaacgATTCAACTAATGAATTACCCATTGAATCAATAaagcaataaactaataatttgatCAGTTCAACCATGAGTTCGGTTATGACAAATATGCTAACGAGTATCAAATTTTAAATGATTTTGTAATACTTTTGGTAGCTAGGAGAGTAGGAGAGCAGAGCATAGGTTCTCCATGAGATGTGGATGGCACAAACTTTAGAGAGCATGATATATGATGTGCATGGTGGCCCATTGCCAGTGAACAAGCCTTCACTTGTGTGCACTTTTAACAGTGATggctttcactctctctctctctcaacctACAGTGTATGTGCCCTATAATTTTGAGCCTAAACATTAAAAAGATGAACAACTTTTTTCACTCCTAATGATGAAAAAGGCTGCACTCCCCCCTTCACTTGATGAAAGGACAACGCCTGTGTTTGAAATTTGGACATATATTAAttcattcttttatttattacatTTATCTTGTATTTAAAGAATCTGTCTAAAATATATCTCGTCTAAGTTGATGTTGTCCACTAATTTTTCGATCTTCACCTGGGATGAGATGTATACTCGTAGAAAAAATTCTAACGTTCAACTTAATAAATATGGGAAGTATAGTTCAGAATAATGTATGTGGGGAAAGAAGTAGAATCACTCTACCTTTATTTATTACTCAGTtcgtgtatttttttttaaaataatgttatatactaaatttttttttattaattaagtcTTATTAAATTAAtctaacataataaaaattaattataaataatattattttaaattttattattatttaatttaattagacttgaatcataaaaaaatttagatgtgtaatattattttttttataaaaatattatttaccgTTATTTATAGTGGTATACCTCAGTTTAATTCAAAATTAATATACGTTTAGTAGTCGATTTTACTATAGAtatctgtttttactttttactttggGACAACTTTTCTATTGTTAGTCCAACTTATCATAAACATATCATTAttactaaataataataataataataataataataataataataataataatttggtAAGCAAGCCCAATGACCCACATCACAAATATTATGTTTTGGTAGGCAAATTTACTTTTGACATTACATTAAACACAGCCTCACTCAACCTAATGATTAACACTTCTagtaaatttgaattttatattctatttaaaagattttgaattcaaattttaaaaaataaacaaaataacctGTTTGTGAATATGCATAAAAAATTGTAGATTAAGTTCTTCTAATCCCCATCATATATTAGGATATAAATATGTatcataattaatatatttataattagTTAAAATGATAATCAACTTATATAAAAGTTTGAGTTCAAATCTTATCAATTATAAAAAAAgttgttttttttaataaatatatacagCAGATGATATTTTAAAAGGGTAAACTATTGTAAatgtatttaaataattttgttgCAGACAAAAATTCACTCAAATTTTGTTATTGGTAAAAAGTCttcaaataatataaaaaaatattctattatatttttagtaatttactcattttaaaaacaaaaatttgaaCATCAAACTCTCACGTATCCATATCCCTATATATCTCACTCAaattaatattttgaaaaagaaaaaaggttgTCTCTTCTAAATCCTGATGTATCAATTTTCATCTGAATCATTAATTGATAAATCAATGACGGTGCAAAAGTATGGCACTTACCTGTATCGAAATTATTACATATCTCTGACATATTCGGAGTAACAATGCAACTAATCTTATTATTACTAATTAAGGGTGATGAATATGCTCCTATATGAAGGGAACAGTGTTCTTCCATCCCGAATTCCCCATACAATAGTacagaaaaaaatttaaacaccaacaaaatttattatttttggtcaatatctttaaaaattaatttaattttttaatttaataatttaataatatatttttaatttatattttaaatattattaactaattaataacaaaaataataaattttaatttattgacCGTCTAACATTCTCCCAATAATTTATACTCGCATTCTGACACGCACCATGATATAAAACATATGGTTTCAATTCAATGAGAATAATATATTATATGGCCTTACCTATTAGATTTAGTAACAAACTAACAACAACGTACACTTTTTGTGATCCTGTGACAGTGGAATAATATGCgcgcaataataataatattgatgGTGAGATAGACTTTATACGCTGTTCGTTTGTTTTAGATCGATCTTGCTCATCAACTATGCCAGCTTATTACCATTAACTAGTGTATGTTCGGTGCCAAAATTACGGGTAATAcatcaaattatataaaaaaaaatttattaaaaaattaaataaaaaatatatataataattatcactataaatattttataaactgattaaataattatttgtagtttaaattttgttttatgtGTATAATAATCCATCAGTTAGTGATAGATTCTTAATAAATAGAGTATCAATATGTGATGGATTAATCTTCAACTTATTGAgttaaaaaattcataaaaaaaattgtatttgtctttaaaataaattaatttcttattaatagcaatatttatagacttttgtttttgttaaaatttatctGTGACAATTTTATTTGTTAGTATCGTATTTATTTTTGAAGTCAAAATAATATGATCAACATTGTTATttgttaaaacttcacattttatgaaataatttttaaattttcaaatttataaacttatgtcactacaaaagttattagatcgaTTAATATTTATTGGTAATATGATATACGGAAACACCATTGTTGAGTATTAGTTAGTGTGAAGAGAAACCAAtaacaacttttgttattcaatatatcaTTTATtccattgaaaaataaattaatattttctgAACTGGTAAATacatttttttctaatttcttacACCATTTTATTAGATAATATTTATCATTAAAAAATAACAATGACCATACTATCCTATAATATATATGATGTACAAAGTAATTTCTTATCTTGAAATCAATCATAGTTAGTGAGATaaaatttaaactattttttttattttcttactcaaatctaaatttaaatttaaaattgattaacaactcatccttttttaattttaataacaaaaataaaattggttAGATACAAAATATTCagcatttaataattttaatcatttaaattttagttaccgaaaattgggttaaaaattaattataaacttaataatcgataatatatattatattagtacgccaacttttatatatactaagtgttataatatattaaatagtatagtatttattataataatgactcaaaatattaattcAAGATATATTTGGGTCTAGTGAGACCTCAATGCAAGTAAGATCAACCTTAAAGGCCCATTGTTAGGGTCCCAAATCCGACTTAGGTTCATTACCTTAGAGGTCCAATGCAGATGACGTCCATGCGTCCCTTCTCAAATCGGTTGAGATTGGATCTCCGTTACTAATTAGGTATGATAATGGATACTCAGGGGAGTGTGACAAGGCCCTTTTCCATTCCTCactcctatttaaaaaaaaataccctGTCTCTTCTCTGTCTTTGCAAGTTTCTCTTTAATTATCCCTTAGAAAatacaaagagagagagagagttcaaATTAGAAGATCCCTTAGGGAGGGAGGAATTTAAATTAGAGGCAGGAATTAGAGTTACTAAATTCAAGAAAtagatttatttatatataaattaagataCATTAATAATTGTATATTCGCGTGTATTTAATATGTTTTATGGGGCGGATATTTATGTCCGTATCCCCATTAAGGGTGGCAAACTGGGAAGCCCATCCTACCCGACCAAAAGTCCATCATCTGGCAGACTGGACCGTCCTGTCTCTCCTAACGGTAGGTTGATGGGTTGGCGGGCCATGTCCACCAAATCTCTCTTTTTTTATAaactattaaatattaaacaatatatataatttcacaaccatttcaataattataaaccaaattttttgaaacaaaataataaaactaacattgtccaaagcaaaataaatattgtccaaaacatataattaaacatcttcaagtttataatcaattaaatataaaacataatccaaaatataacttagaacatcttcaattatcaTTTTCATCCTCTTGTAGATCAATAACATCATTGAGCTTTGTAAAACTATagccctgacaaaaaaaaaaacacttggcCCGGCGGGGAAGTCCGCCCCGCCAAAACCCACGGATTAGGCGGTACAGGGTAGACGGACTTTTTAAATTTGGCGGTCTCAAATTTCCACTTCAccccgccttttttggcgggttacacgACCCGATCGACCCGGTGAAGATTTCACGGGTCCCCATCTAGCCCTAAAACACGAGTGATCCCTGTAAATACCTGTTTCGGCTGTTTTTGTGATCATTCTTATTGCTAGTATTCGTTGGCTCGTGACGTGGAGTTATTCCAGCCACTCAATAAATTCTCAAATAATAAAAGTCTAGGTGATATCATTTTTATAAAGTCACATATATCcttgttataacaatattaatagaagataaatagataaacactaaactattgtttggatataagatgaaaaataagaaaaaagaaaatagaaagaaagaaaatgagaggaaaaaaataaaaagaaaaatatacttTTTGCATGCTGTTTAGACGAAGAAAAATGaatggaaaaaaaaatagagaaacatttttcttttacttggaTGGAAAGAAAAGTAAGAGCGAAAATTATAATAGAGTAAAATTACATTAATGTGTTTATAAATTATgtataaattataattcaaaggGTAACTTTGTACTTTTATCCATGTTTGCACTTCTCCTTCAATTTTTTTCGCAACTTTAAAGAGAAAAAATTTACATGAGCTTCACATACACTTTTTTATTTTCCAAACAATGAAAAATTGATTtttccatctattttcttctcCAACATTTTATTTTCCTACAAATTCTTCTAATTCAAACAATGTTTAAATAAgtcatattttttatatatataacaataactaatatcATATATTATAACTTGTGAAATCATAATATTTTGAGAAGTGATGTATAGacaatttaaatattgataagtctaaaaaattttaatataaaaaataaaaaaattacatgttgatccataagattttttttaaaataatttgtccATAGTCTATGATTAataactttaaaattatatatgttatttatcttatatatttttttatcttctaatgatattaaagtcaacctattttattatcttgtgccttcaaagaatttacacgactgacataaaaatttaataattgaaaaaaaattcattacaatgagtatattcattttaacaaatatccttctatct contains the following coding sequences:
- the LOC107631095 gene encoding verprolin-like; the encoded protein is MDSGNSSGSMSSGADEEHESRAHSLSSSYMTPPPPLTTATNNTQQHMFLQDPLLSNYLDIMWSKPNNQSDLASSFIIPSSSQQEQAGGVADVATNQQNQGVPASSPGVNQLPNRAVRNNPKKRSRASRRAPTTVLTTDTSNFRAMVQEFTGIPAPPFPRTRFDLFASSSSSALMDPSPPPPSYLLRPFPQRLLNNHPLPPPSINFQQPISSSSSSSSSLGTLSFQNMLQQAPPPNYPSHHHHAASVAAQVGLRQQAHLNNENRLMSSSSNDSSREEWVQRRSDGQGEALYTDVAENTLLTNTAAKVQQHYSSNTKGTDQCTTQGMLESLIHCSSRHNLRPITQYDEDNNNDIQHKQHY